The nucleotide window GGTTACGGTAACGCCGGTTACTACATGGCCAAGATAATGAGCGAGGAGTTTGGCATGAAGGTCGTTGCAGTGAGCGACAGCAGAGGTGGAATTTACAACCCCGATGGATTGAACGCCGACGAGGTCCTCAAGTGGAAGAAGGAGCACGGCTCGGTCAAGGACTTCCCAGGCGCAACAAACATAACCAACGAGGAGATTCTCGAGCTTGAGGTCGACGTTCTAGCACCAGCCGCCATCGAGGAAGTTATAACCAAGAAGAACGCCGACAACATCAAGGCAAAAATCATAGCGGAGCTTGCCAACGGTCCGACAACGCCAGAGGCCGACGAGATACTCTTCGAGAAGGGCATCCTCATAATACCAGACTTCCTCTGTAACGCCGGTGGTGTCACCGTCAGCTACTTCGAGTGGGTCCAGAACATAACCGGCTACTACTGGACAATCGAGGAGACCAGGAAGAGGCTTGACGAGAAGATGACCAAGGCCTTCTGGGACGTCTACAACACCGCCAAGGAGAAGAACATTAACATGCGTGATGCAGCATACGTCGTCGCTGTTCAGAGGGTCTACAGGGCCATGCTTGATAGGGGCTGGGTCAAGAAGTGATTTTTCCCTCCTCTTCTCTTCTCCTCCTTAGTTTGCCACAATAATAATCCTTCTCGAAGCCACAATATTGGGACCGAACATTTTAAAATAGTTTAGTGCGATAGTTAGACTTAGGTGGTTTGAAAAATGATAGATGAGAGGGACAAGATTATACTAGACATACTCGTCAAGGACGCCCGGACGCCCTTCACAGAGATAGCAAAGGTGCTCGGCATCAGCGAGACTGCCGTCAGGAAGAGAGTCAAGGCCCTAGAAGAAAAAGGCATAATCGAGGGTTACACGGTGAGGCTTAATCCTAAAAAGCTTGGCTATTCCCTAGTAACGATAACTGGCGTCGATACGAGGCCCGAAAAGATCTTTGATGTGGCTGAGAAGCTCAAGGAGTTCGACTTCGTTAGAGAGCTATACCTTTCGAGCGGCGA belongs to Pyrococcus yayanosii CH1 and includes:
- the lrpA gene encoding HTH-type transcriptional regulator LrpA, with protein sequence MIDERDKIILDILVKDARTPFTEIAKVLGISETAVRKRVKALEEKGIIEGYTVRLNPKKLGYSLVTITGVDTRPEKIFDVAEKLKEFDFVRELYLSSGDHMIMAVIWARDGEDLADIISNKIGRIDGVTKVCPAIILERLK